The sequence below is a genomic window from Corvus hawaiiensis isolate bCorHaw1 chromosome 17, bCorHaw1.pri.cur, whole genome shotgun sequence.
cttgcaCCTGCTGAGCCTCCTTTTAAATTCCCTGACAGGACACGGTttctggagagcagagagcCAGTGCTGTTGTCTTTTCAGGTTGGGGTTTGTGGGAGGGATGAAGCTTCACGTTTTTCAGCGAGGAGCTTGCCTGGGGACTGCAACTTGAagatttttcctcccctccgCAGGCAAGTGAGCGGGAAAGGCACCATGCAGAGATGCAGGAGACGCTGCAGcaatggggaaaagagaaggcagagagagagcaggagcacgAGAAGGTGCTGTTTGAGATGAGGCAGAAAGTTGCCACCCTGCAGGCTCAAAGAGAAGAGGAACGAACTAGATTTGAAAATGCCAAGCGAGAGGTAATGATTGTGCAAGGAGAATTGGTGTGATTTTTtgcaaggctggagctgtgggagatggCAGGCTATGGGGCTGTGTGGAGCATGCCCTCCATGTCTTCTACATTGAATTTGGGGAGGTGAAAGGTGAACAGGGCTATCTTTGGGCCCAGGAATGAGCCCTCTCCTAGGAAGCCAGGCAGAAACATCAGCTTTCCGTTGggatttttgtgctgctcttgtgctctgtttttccaagaCTTACCTCGGAGGATCTGCACTGTTCTCTTACGGGTCCTCTTTTGGTGTGTACTGGTCGGTGTCCATAGCCAAACGGAGTTTGTAGGACTTTTCTtttgtgggcacagggagggcgcAGCAGGAATGctgacaagagaaaaatctttttaaagactCGCCTGGAGTATTTCTGAACAGCAACCCAGAGATGTCTCCTGGGCTGTGTTCTAAGTCACTTCGTGGGaagctgtgtcccccccaggGCAGACAGTggcccaggggagcagcagccgaGTGCTCTGAGAGCGCGTGAGCCCATCAGTCTTTGCCTCTTGGCACACAGagtttgcagggcaagtgtcaagccctctgctctttccttctgtgcaggtcctgctggaaaagcagaaggagaagaattCTTTATCAGAGACACTGCTCCAAACTCGGGGACAGCTAAGCCGAGCCTGCCAgcaggtgcagcagctcaggcaggaggtgaaagagcagcaagagaaggggcaggtaagtctgagcaggcagggaacagagTGCAGGGCAGTGGCAGGGGCACAAAAGGCAGGTGCTGGGAGTGAGGAGGCAAGGGCTGCTTCaggccctggcagcagagagccTGGCAAGCTCCAGAGCTCAGGCCCGGGAAGGAAGGCTTGcaatggaagcagagctgggtagAGAAGCCAAAAGAAGTCGCTGAAGGAATGGGATTTTGAGACAGCaagtgggaaaagctgagcCTGAGGGCAGGTCCCAGGAAGTTGCTCTGCATTTTGTTGCCAGACCATCGAGGCAAAGCtgcaagctgagctgcaggaagctcGGAGGGAAATCCAGGCAGCACAGAAGAGGCACGAGGAAGAACTACGAGGCATCAAAGAGGAAATGAATCTCCTCCTTGTGGAGAGGGAGGCTCTACAAAAGCAGGTGAGTGAAacagcagtggcactgcagcatccagcaggGGGTCTGtgcccttcttgcttttccatggcagagcagcagctgctggggtggtccctggggctgcctcgtgctctgggctccttggcagctgctctgcaggaccctcagtgctctgctgaatctcagctgctgccctggacagcTGGGCTAGTCCTCTGGGCTGTTGGCCAGCAACCATCAGCATGGATTCCTGCTGGCCTCTTCTTGCTAGCCTTGGTGTGGGAGGTGCTTTTTCAGGTGCCCTTGGTGGGCCACGTAGAGATTGAAACAAGTTGTGTGTATGCATTGTGAATCTGGTGCtctgaggacagggagaaatggaaagttggcctttgccttttctcacagcctctgctgtggctgACAGTGACAGGCTGTGGCTGTAGCCTCTgactgctttgttctgtttgacTGGAGGTGGGAGAGTTGACATCTCAGCTGGCAGCCTCCAGAGAGTCCCAGGCAACGATTGTTCAGAGAGCCCAGCAAGATGTGAGCTGGGCCCAGGAGCAGTCAAggcagaagctgttggaggTTGAGCACCTCCAGAagatgctggaggaggcagaacaTCAGAACAAGGAGCTGCAAGTGCACCTGAAGAACTTGGAGCTGGAAGGGAGTCAATGGGAAGAAGTGGCACGCCAAAATTCAGGATTTCGGGCTTCCTTGGACGCcctagagaaggaaaaagccaggTAAATGAAAGCCTGTGGGACTCTGCCTTGTGGGAATGGATTCCCTCTTTGCCATCTTTGcacctgccaggggctctggcAGCATCTCCTACGTGGCAGAGTTCTGAACTCTCCGTGCAGACGCGTCTCGTTGTCTGGatgttgtgtttcattttcttttctttcaagcctTCAGTTAGagtttttctgaagacaaaggCTTTTGGAGTAGCTCTTTCCCTCTGGGGGTGTGTTCTGTTGTGAGGTGGGTGTGCTAACACTGCCCAAGCTGCAGTGTAAGAAGCTGgacacatccagcagctccGCCTTGGGTCCTGTAACTTGAAGCCTTTGGCATCTGGATCAGCCTGGCAGCCTGATGCCTTTGCTTGGCAGAACCATCTCAAGGCCCTGATTGCTGACCTAGGCCAGATTCCCCTCAAAGGCACCCAAGAACCAAGAATGTCTCTGTTGCATCGTTCCTCAGAAAATGCCCCCAGGTGCCTGGAGGAGCTCAAGCAGGGTCCCTGCCACCCTCCAGAGTCACAGGCAATACTGACTGTGCAAAGAATGCAAGAAACAAGACCAAGGTTGGCGGGGCTCCTCCAGCTGACCAAGTCCTGCCGGTCTTCAGTGCCGCAGGATTCTTCTTCcaagaagaagacaaagaaaaggcagggcACTCTTGCTTGCCTGCAGGTTGCTGCATCTTCCATCAGGTTGTGCTCCAAGGCTCTGTTGCCACTTCTGCTATTGgcctttgtttctccagctggaAGTAGGATGGGTGCTGGTAAATCTTAGGGATCTTCCCCGAGATCCGCTGGCTGTAGGGTGCTGCTCCTCCTACCTGGACATACAAGATGGGGCAAGGAAATGTCTCTTCCATGTTGACCAAACCTTTCCCCCTTGGAGCCTGGGTAgtcagaagaaaactcttcctCTCCCCTAATCTCTTCATTGCAAGACTTTGTTAGGTCTGCATTCACATTCCCATCTCAAGAAGAAGGTAGGACATGTAGGCAGGAACTCCCCATTCTTTCATGAATAAAAGCAGAGTGGGCACATGCTGGGCTGTGACTGCAGGGGGAACAAGCAAACAGCCACGTTGTTTAGACAAACCTCATCAGACAGAGCAGTTTTCCCCGAGGTGGTGCGAGTCCTAAGAGTTCCTAAAATGTGATACCGTGTAGTAATGAGTTGCATGCTTCCCTTTTAGGCTGGTTCTgtctctgaaggaaaagaacCTGTGCCTCAGaacactggaagaaaagaacCAGGCACTGAACAATCAGGTGTCTCAGTTTCGTTCTGCTCTTCACGAGGCCGAGCAGCTCTGTTCAAACCGCACAGGACAACTGCTGGCGCTCAACATCCAGGTAATCTGTGCCCTGAcatcctcttctccagggacacacatcATCATTTTTGGCTTGGAGGCCCCAACTgctttcccctcccagcagcatccactGCTGCCGTGTTCTGCCCCGGGGTGCTGCTGCACCCACAGGCCAAGGCTGGATCTGGTGTCTGCTGCCGATGTTTTCCCCCGTTCTCTCCCGGGTCCCAGCAGGAAAtgtgggaggagaagcagcagcagactccTCTGGagcttctccatccctctgttaGCAGTGTTGTCCCAGATGGAgttggtgcctgtgctgggcaccgaGCAATGTGGGCACACAGACGTGGCTatggcaggctggggagggcactTCCACCACAGCCAGTTCAGCTGGTGTTCGGAGCTGCAGCCTCAAGGATGCGCATtggctccctttccctgttttcaggaCATTTGTTTCCATTGGAATCCTTGGCTCTGTGCCTTCTGTTTTGGGCGTGGTTTTGCCTGAAGTCATTTCTCCTTTGTTGCTTGCTctactgcctgctctgctgcctcaggagcagcactgtCCCTGAGGCTCTGTGCATCCATCTTCCAGATGTGGACCCTGCAGGATGCCATGCTGGAGATGGAGGCTACCCAGGCAActcgagagaagcagctgctgcaggagctggaggagtcccgagcaggagaacggagctTGAGGGACtctgtgcaggtgctggaggctgAGGTGTCTGAGCTGCGTAGGAAGCTCCAGAGCTCTGATGACAAAGCACTTTCATTGGCCATAAAGTTTAACacctcagagctggagctgaggaagacACAGGCTCAGTGGGACAATCTCAGAGCCTgcaaccaggagctgcagcaggagttgGAGGAAAGTGAGCAAGGTAGAGCTTCTCCTCTCGCACCCACTGCCCCATCCTGTCTCGCCAGCAGGGATCTCTGATCCCATGCAGAGCAAAAGtgcccagagatggcagaggggaagaacaaccagcaggagaTTTATCCATCCAGTGCTAGTGAAAGCGTTTTCTCGAGAAAGATGCCGTGGCTGGCAGTGCCATCTGGCTGTGCTATGGCTGATCCCGTGCACAGGTGGTGCCTTTcaggtgctgtgtctgtgctgaggagctgtaGCTGGATGCCTCAGCTCGATTCCCCCCAACTCCAGGCCCTGCCAGAGCCTCCAGGCTATTGGCctctctggagcagggctgcacaggcaTCCCCGCTCCTTTGTCTCTCTTGGATTGCTCACTCTGCACAAGCCCAAGAGCAAAGACACTTTCCTATTCCTCTGAACCTTACCCCTttgattcctgcttttttctccttcatttctgtCAGCTTTGGAAGCCCTTGTGGCCTTAGGGCCTGCAAACACAGGCAGGCCAAGAAGACAGTGCTGTTGTCCCTGCAGGATGCACATCagtttgcctttgctttgctgttctcattctccttctccttcctgctgcagcgaTGTGGAGGGCAGAACACCAGAAGACCTGTCAAGAAACTGCCCTGGAGAAAGAGGCCATTGCCCTGAAGGAAGAGGCTGTGACTCTTCATCAGGAGGTGGCATCTCTGCAGAGGAAACTggagagcctggagaaggaaaggaaggatgtgCTGGTGAGAACGGCAGATGCCATGAAGGGCCATTTCCTAGCTATGTTTGGCCCTTGTGTTAATAGTTCTAAGGAGCACCTCTTTGCAGTTGAACTTGTCAAATTGCATTCTTCTgaataaggaggaaaagatgTCGTAGTCATGTCAAAGCCAGTtagtgctgaggctgctggttCTCCTCCATGCTGGAGTTTTGTGCCCTACAAGCTGTAGTTCTCAATGTCCACACTGTCTCTATGGACATTGCATGGGTTGGGCAATTCCTCATGTCCAAACCCACGTTCAGATTTCAAATACCTGGACCTGGAACGAGGGGTGAGAAGGCCAAGTTTGCTGTTAATAGAAAGGTGTTTGGCCTTGGCCATCAGAGAGCAGCcagtggggagaaaagagagaaaagcaaagtgctgATGCAGATAAGGACGTGTGCCTGCAAGGGGAGAACTCGTCCTGAGTGGCAGCAGAGAATGACAGACTGATGTGGCCATTGCTGCTCCAAGAGAGGGCAGTGGGGCTCTCGGGGATGGTGCCATGGAAACTCTACACAGGAGAGCTCAAAACCCACTCCTGTCAGCCCAACTGCAGGGAATGAATTGCTGGGGGtgtttgctcttccctttctccctgatGGAGAGCACATCCTCATTTAGGCACTGCCTAAATCCTGCTTAGCATGGGCTTGGaatcctggctgcagttctggcagctgctccccaaaggAACACTCGAGTGGAGCTGCAAGAGGtcggggaagggcagaaagggaGCTGGGACGGGCTGAGTGAGCTGGGAAAGACTCAGCGTCAAGGGTGGCCCCAGCAAAGGTCTGAGGCATCccgagaggcagagagagaggggcagcctttgcctgcctgtggcaggagtcCCGATCTGGTATGAAAAGCAAACCCAGAGAGGGAATGAGTGACCTCCCTGTTTTGGCAGCGTGAACGGGAACTGTATGAGGAGCAGATGAGagatctgaaaaagaagaatgaaatgaaaacacctGAAATTCCAAGAAAGGAAACAATGCAACAATTGGAcactgaaaatgaaggaaaacaggaagagtTGGAGCATatggctgctgctttgaaagAAGGCAGTGGGAACACTCAAATCCTGTGTGCTCCACTGGCCAAGGGTAAAATTGCCAAAGAGGCTCTGAAGAAACGCTTGGCCTTCCTGAAGGGAAAGAGTCATCCCCAGGTAGGCACTGGCATTGATCTTCAGTCCACGTCAACGTCTCTCAGTGATTCCAGTGAAGTTTCCCATGAAGAGGTGGGATTCTAGATCCCTGTCCGTCTAGGCCTGCTTGGGCAAAGCAGCccgggctgcagcaggcagccttgtgtgtctgcctggctccagccagaGACCATTGGCTGCCAGATTGTTTGCTGGCACGCCTGGAACGACtgatgcagctctggagctgctgttcaaaTCAGCTCCAGGCCAAAAGCTGGGCATGGGGAATTGCTTCTCCCGTGCCCAGGCAAGGGGAGGCAACAGGTGGGGGTTGGATTTGGTGTGGAAAGGAATGGAGCAGGTGAGCAGAGTGATGGACTGAAGTGAGCAGAGTTCTGTAGCGagggctgaagagcagctgcactgctggagcttTGAGGATGCTTCCCAAGGTGGAGATATCTGAGGGACAGCTCTTGTGGTGTTTGAAATAAGGGAATCATCTCCTCTCTGAATACCCAGCAGGCTgttggagcagaagggaagcgGCTGTCAGAGCGCTCCAGGAAGGGTGTGGAATGTGTGCGGGACCaggttgcagcagcagcaaaagacaAGCCAGAGAAGCGTGAGCTCAGGAGAACTTTTGAGGTAAAGTGGGCTTTcgctgcctctgcagagcctcaggCTCCTCTGGAGCATGACACGTGTGCCCAGGCAGTGCTCTGGAGTCCTCTGCTTGTTTCCttgcctctccctgtccctgctgtgggtgcacccttttgtttgttctctctgttgtggcagcccatggctttcACAAAGGCACCTTCACtccgctgcctccctccctggcccCGTGTCCCCGCACACACACTGGcttctcctgcacagcccccagcGAGAGCTCTTTGCCCCCAGTGTTGTCTGGTGCAATTGAGGGTCTCTGAGCAGAGATCTCCTCGCCTTGATGTCCAGAGGTCCTTTTGCCCCATGTTTGCTGACAGGTTTCTGTGTCCCCTTCTCCCATCCAACATGCAGGTGGAACCTGAAGGGAGGAGTGTCCAGAGAATCTTTAGGAAAGTCTATCTCTCGGGTACCATTAGAGTGGATGCTCCCCagtctgcccagcacagcaggtcGACTTCTGGACAGGTGAGAACAGCGTCTTCCTTGGTGGGAGGAACACAGCCCTTGGCAAAGCACATGTCCCTcagaaagcagaggagcagctgtgagctgagctgttttCCCCAAGCCAGGCAAGCCCTGagcgctgctcccagggctggcatctcctctgctccagagcagacAGAGGGCAccgtgctggagctgctgtggctgcagccgctgcagagccagcaggaggtggctctctgctgccagccagcccagcagcgACAAGCCCGTGGTGTCAGGAAAGAAGAGTTGGAGTTTCAAGGCCTCAGCAGTGCTTGAAGGCTCATTCTCCCCCTGGGCTTCGTTGCTCACATTGTGCCCTGCTCCCGTTTGGAATGCTCTGAAgtttgggagagggagagtttgctccctgtccctgggctggctgtgcaggagcttGCTGTTCAGATCAGCTCCAGGCCAAAAGCTGGGCATGGGGATCTGCTTCTCCCGTGCCCAGGCAAGGGGAGGCAACACGTGGGGGTGAGCAGAGTGATGGACTGAAGTGAGCAGAGTTTTGTAGCGAGGGCtgaacagcagctgcactgctggtgcTTAGAGTAAAGTGTATTGGCAGTTGTGGAAGATGCAGTATTTTTGGGTTAGCACACAGAAtttggggcagggatgtttttcgGGAAGGAGCAATCTGGTGCCAGGCAAGCCAGCAGGGCCTGACACAGCACTTCCAAGGAAACAGTGCCAGAGGCTTTTGGCAGCCCAGGGtatgggagctgcagagggcagatGCTGTGAAACTTTgagcccagagcacaggagctccCTGTCCTCTGGCTGCCTGCGAGGTGGCActggctggctctgcacagggctcCTGAGGAAGGGCTTGAGCTGTACCTTGTCCTGCTTCCAGGTTTCCCAGGAGCAAGAGTCGTCgagcagggctctggagcagctgcaccaggaaCTGGCCCAGGTGCGCagagagaaggagctgctgggccgGGAGAAGGCTGCCCTTGAAGGCCGACTGGCAGCCATGGAGTGTCGCCAACAAGACCTTTCCAAGCAGCTGGCAGAGACCAGGTAAAGGCAGGGAGGAGACCCTTTCCGGATGCTTTTACTTTGCATGGACAGAAGATGGAAgtctcaagaaaaagaaatatgccACAATGTGAAGGTTATTTTTCTGACATCTAAAGCCAGCAAAGCTGTCATGAGCCTTGGGCTTCTGTTTGTGCCGCCCAGCACACTCGTGTGGGAAGTCAAAAGCAAGCCACCCGGCCCTGAATTGAGTAGTAGTTAAACCATGCAGCTGTTGAGTGAAACCTCatgtttttcttgggtttagTTCCTTGTTCTGGGCATTGAAcatccctctttccttcctaaGTAGCTTGACACAATCCTGATCTTCAGAACTGAAGCTTCATCTTCAGAATTCCAGGCTCTGACCTTGGGATGTTGGCAGTAGCACGCTGCCATTCAGGGGGAAGCCAGAGGCTCCTGCTGAAAATGCTGAGGGCCTTCAGCTTCCAAGCACACTCTTGAGAAGTGTGAGGCAGGACCTAGAGCTGGTTAGAGAGCGGCAGGGAAACCTCTTTGGAATTGTTGACAGCCCCTGGTGATTCTTGCTGAGGGTTGATGGGCACCCACCTGTCAAACCTGCCAAGGTCCCTTTGGATGGTCCCTCTCACTCTCCAAAGAAGGACAAGACTTGGGCTACTGCCTGCTTAGCTGGCAACACTAAAATAAAGGTGGCAAGTCTATTCCTTGACCATGCAGGAGTTTAAACTGCAGTCTCTGCATTCAGGTAGTTGTTGTTCAGACAACATAGTGTTCTGAATTTTTACAAGTGCTGCCACGACCACGAGATTTTACTGTATCATGCAAAGTAGTTCTTGAAGTCTCTTAAATACAGGGTGTCTGGAAAATTATGTACCTTTATGTCCATGATGAAGAGAGTTAACAAGTCAGGGGTGAGCCAGGACGAGAGTCTGTTCTGtccccctgcagagcagcttggaAGTGCTGATGAGAGAAGGGCTGTGAGCAGAGGCTGGGCTTTTGCTCGTCGGCCCAGCCTGTGTGGGCACAGCTAGCCAGGGTCATAGgtcaggaacagcagctgaaggTTCGGCTGTTGAGGTCACATTGGGCTgggctgtctgtgctgtgccaggccaTAAGGAAGGCCTGGGCACTCCCTCAGAGGGCCCTGCTTTGCTATTGAAATGGCACAAATGGGCCTTCTCTGTACAAGTTTCCATGCGAGCCATTTTGCATTCTCAGGCCTGGGGACCTTGAGCCACGTTGTCCTGGAATAACTGCCTGGGAGTGTCAGGAGCGAGCAGCTCATGTCTCTCCGTATTTGCAACCTGTAGGTCAGCGAAGGAGAGCCTGGAATCCAGCCTgtttgctgctcagcagcagataTCTCAGCTGGAGATCACCAGCAACCATCTGGAGGCTCAAGTGCTCACAGTCACACAGGCCAAGGAGGCGCTCCAAGGTGAGAACCTCGTGTGCTTTGTTTGTGGTGCCGCCCCTGCCTAGAGAAGCTGCTGTAAAGCCTCCTCTGTCTGCAGGGCTTCTGAGGAGcggtggggctggaggcagggccCTCCTACGCCGACACTGGAAGGGCCTGAGTCAGTAAAGGCAGTAAAGACTCTGAATCTTGCTGTTGGTCATGTTTGCAGGAGAAGTGCAGTGCCTCCAACGtgagctggaagcagagagagctctcaggaagcaggagcaggaagacaCAGCGCAACAGCtcttgcaggcagagcagcagcgtCAGGAAAGCCTCAGGCTTCAGGGAACTGCTCAGCAGGTGGAAATAAACAAGCTCCTGCAAGACCTGGTAGGTGACAATAGGCTTCTGAATTGTCCAAGCCGGCCCTGGGGGCTGGTTTagcaccagcagagcctgaggGTGTGAAAGGGCAGCAATCCTCTGCCAGAGGCCTCCCACTGCTGGGCCGGGCAGGAGAGGCGGCGGCTCAGACTCGGAGGCGCGTGAAGACCCCCAGGATGGTGCTGGGCCAGTAAATGCAGCCACGGCTTCCGTGAGGGCGTAAGACGAGTTCCAGAGCAGCTTGGGCAGTGCCCACCCAAAGCgtggcagcccagggcaggatctTCCCCGAGTCCCACCTGCCACGGAGCAGATGCCAGCGTGGAGCAGATGCcaacagtgctgctggctgcaggcgTGGGAACTCGGTTCCTGTCTTGCTGTGCTCCCACGGTGGACAGAGGGATTAGCTTTGGGCTGGAAGCAAATGGAACAGGCCCCGGTCCTTCAGTGCTTGTGACTGGGGCATCAGGGTGCCAGAAGGTGACACCTCCTTTTctgaatggttggactcaatgctGGTGCAGGTCTTTCCCAACAGaaatgattccatggttctgtgattcttgcaCCTGCTGAGCCTCCTTTTAAATTCCCTGACAGGACACGGTttctggagagcagagagcCAGTGCTGTTGTCTTTTCAGGTTGGGGTTTGTGGGAGGGATGAAGCTTCACGTTTTTCAGCGAGGAGCTTGCCTGGGGACTGCAACTTGAagatttttcctcccctccgCAGGCAAGTGAGCGGGAAAGGCACCATGCAGAGATGCAGGAGACGCTGCAGcaatggggaaaagagaaggcagagagagagcaggagcacgAGAAGGTGCTGTTTGAGATGAGGCAGAAAGTTGCCACCCTGCAGGCTCAAAGAGAAGAGGAACGAACTAGATTTGAAAATGCCAAGCGAGAGGTAATGATTGTGCAAGGAGAATTGGTGTGATTTTTtgcaaggctggagctgtgggagatggCAGGCTATGGGGCTGTGTGGAGCATGCCCTCCATGTCTTCTACATTGAATTTGGGGAGGTGAAAGGTGAACAGGGCTATCTTTGGGCCCAGGAATGAGCCCTCTCCTAGGAAGCCAGGCAGAAACATCAGCTTTCCGTTGggatttttgtgctgctcttgtgctctgtttttccaagaCTTACCTCGGAGGATCTGCACTGTTCTCTTACGGGTCCTCTTTTGGTGTGCACTGGTCGGTGTCCATAGCCAAACGGAGTTTGTAGGACTTTTCTtttgtgggcacagggagggcgcAGCAGGAACGctgacaagagaaaaatctttttaaagactCGCCTGGAGTATTTCTGAACAGCAACCCAGAGATGTCTCCTGGGCTGTGTTCTAAGTCACTTCGTGGGaagctgtgtcccccccaggGCAGACAGTggcccaggggagcagcagccgaGTGCTCTGAGAGCGCGTGAGCCCATCAGTCTTTGCCTCTTGGCACACAGagtttgcagggcaagtgtcaagccctctgctctttccttctgtgcaggtcctgctggaaaagcagaaggagaagaattCTTTATCAGAGACACTGCTCCAAACTCGGGGACAGCTAAGCCGAGCCTGCCAgcaggtgcagcagctcaggcaggaggtgaaaaagcagcaagagaaggggcaggtaagtctgagcaggcagggaacagagTGCAGGGGCACAAAAGGCAGGTGCTGGGAGTGAGGAGGCAAGGGCTGCTTCaggccctggcagcagagagccTGGCAAGCTCCAGAGCTCAGGCCCGGGAAGGAAGGCTTGcaatggaagcagagctgggtagAGAAGCCAAAAGAAGTCGCTGAAGGAATGGGATTTTGAGACAGCaagtgggaaaagctgagcCTGAGGGCAGGTCCCAGGAAGTTGCTCTGCATTTTGTTGCCAGACCATCGAGGCAAAGCtgcaagctgagctgcaggaagctcGGAGGGAAATCCAGGCAGCGCAGAAGAGGCACGAGGAAGAACTACGAGGCATCAAAGAGGAAATGAATCTCCTCCTTGTGGAGAGGGAGGCTCTACAAAAGCAGGTGAGTGAAacagcagtggcactgcagcatccagcaggGGGTCTGtgcccttcttgcttttccatggcagagcagcagctgctggggtggtccctggggctgcctcgtgctctgggctccttggcagctgctctgcaggaccctcagtgctctgctgaatctcagctgctgccctggacagcTGGGCTAGTCCTCTGGGCTGTTGGCCAG
It includes:
- the LOC125334970 gene encoding centrosome-associated protein CEP250-like, which codes for MERHKQDLSKQLAETRSAKESLESSLFAAQQQISQLEITSNHLEAQVLTVTQAKEALQGEVQCLQRELEAERALRKQEQEDTAQQLLQAEQQRQESLRLQGTAQQVEINKLLQDLASERERHHAEMQETLQQWGKEKAEREQEHEKVLFEMRQKVATLQAQREEERTRFENAKREVLLEKQKEKNSLSETLLQTRGQLSRACQQVQQLRQEVKEQQEKGQTIEAKLQAELQEARREIQAAQKRHEEELRGIKEEMNLLLVEREALQKQVGELTSQLAASRESQATIVQRAQQDVSWAQEQSRQKLLEVEHLQKMLEEAEHQNKELQVHLKNLELEGSQWEEVARQNSGFRASLDALEKEKARLVLSLKEKNLCLRTLEEKNQALNNQVSQFRSALHEAEQLCSNRTGQLLALNIQMWTLQDAMLEMEATQATREKQLLQELEESRAGERSLRDSVQVLEAEVSELRRKLQSSDDKALSLAIKFNTSELELRKTQAQWDNLRACNQELQQELEESEQAMWRAEHQKTCQETALEKEAIALKEEAVTLHQEVASLQRKLESLEKERKDVLRERELYEEQMRDLKKKNEMKTPEIPRKETMQQLDTENEGKQEELEHMAAALKEGSGNTQILCAPLAKGKIAKEALKKRLAFLKGKSHPQQAVGAEGKRLSERSRKGVECVRDQVAAAAKDKPEKRELRRTFEVSQEQESSSRALEQLHQELAQVRREKELLGREKAALEGRLAAMECRQQDLSKQLAETRSAKESLESSLFAAQQQISQLEITSNHLEAQVLTVTQAKEALQGEVQCLQRELEAERALRKQEQEDTAQQLLQAEQQRQESLRLQGTAQQVEINKLLQDLASERERHHAEMQETLQQWGKEKAEREQEHEKVLFEMRQKVATLQAQREEERTRFENAKREVLLEKQKEKNSLSETLLQTRGQLSRACQQVQQLRQEVKKQQEKGQTIEAKLQAELQEARREIQAAQKRHEEELRGIKEEMNLLLVEREALQKQVGELTSQLAASRESQATIVQRAQQDVSWAQEQSRQKLLEVEHLQKMLEEAEHQNKELQVHLKNLELEGSQWEEVARQNSGFRASLDALEKEKAR